Proteins encoded together in one Terriglobus saanensis SP1PR4 window:
- the mrdA gene encoding penicillin-binding protein 2, protein MPLSDLDSRAARGEDKVSTVKLHAVQYVIALIVLILMTGLWRLQVLGASNYRVLAEANRVRKVPILAPRGKIFDREGRLLVDNYSSVAAYLLREQMQNPETDLPMISVGLNIPIEQLQYTLRKYKLAPKYQPIPLKQDITPDEQAFIEAHRNELPELETIEEQRRLYPRDGFASHLIGYVGEVSEQMLNQERYALYSPGDVVGKSGVEQSYDALLRGVDGSRDVIVNSHGRELGRLGEELAKPGQDIRLTIDLDLQMAAEKALEGKNGAIVAMDPHTGEILAMVSRPNFDPNQFAVRLTRNYWNQLLTDPEHPLLNKAIQAQLAPGSTFKIIMSVAGLEEGTAQDLKVNCTGGADFYGHFFKCDARHGGVNIYNAIPLSCDIFYYTLAQKLGIDTIAKYATELGLSQRTGIDLPEEASGTMPSTKWKMKNFHDKWYAGETISVGIGQGAVAATPIQMARALSGVASGGALVRPHVLSMDQIPESMRQAYVEAFPGSGEKKVSMRAENWQIISDAMAETMNTGTASLAHLDGVDFAGKTGTAQVMSHDALARSGGGKKTQPNAWFVGMVPRRNPDIVVAALIENGEWGKYSAKLAAQVITAFIDKQRKKDNNLRVAEVKPKPTEETPAKPEQKPEQAPSAAVPEKPRSISGAGN, encoded by the coding sequence ATGCCCCTCTCCGATCTCGATAGCCGCGCTGCGCGTGGCGAAGACAAAGTCTCCACCGTCAAGCTTCACGCGGTGCAGTATGTCATCGCCCTCATCGTCCTGATTCTGATGACAGGGCTGTGGCGTCTCCAGGTCTTGGGAGCCAGTAATTACCGCGTGCTCGCGGAAGCCAATCGTGTCCGCAAGGTTCCCATTCTTGCCCCGCGTGGAAAGATCTTCGACCGCGAAGGCCGTCTGCTCGTCGACAACTACTCTTCTGTCGCGGCCTATCTTCTGCGCGAGCAGATGCAGAACCCCGAGACCGATCTGCCCATGATCTCCGTGGGCCTCAATATCCCCATCGAACAGCTCCAATACACGCTGCGCAAATACAAACTCGCCCCCAAGTATCAGCCCATCCCGCTCAAACAGGACATCACACCGGACGAGCAGGCTTTCATTGAGGCCCATCGCAACGAGCTTCCCGAACTGGAGACCATCGAAGAGCAGCGTCGTCTTTACCCGCGCGACGGCTTCGCCTCCCATCTCATCGGTTACGTCGGTGAGGTCAGCGAACAGATGCTCAACCAGGAGCGCTACGCTCTGTACTCGCCCGGCGACGTCGTCGGAAAATCCGGTGTGGAACAGAGCTACGACGCCCTTCTGCGCGGTGTCGACGGCTCCCGCGATGTCATCGTCAACTCGCATGGCCGCGAACTTGGACGTCTTGGGGAAGAACTCGCCAAGCCCGGTCAGGACATTCGCCTCACGATCGACCTCGATCTGCAGATGGCGGCGGAGAAGGCGCTTGAAGGCAAGAACGGCGCGATCGTCGCGATGGACCCGCACACCGGCGAGATCCTCGCCATGGTCTCTCGCCCCAACTTCGATCCCAACCAGTTCGCCGTCCGCCTGACGCGCAACTACTGGAACCAGCTCCTCACCGACCCGGAACATCCGTTGCTGAACAAAGCGATTCAGGCGCAGCTCGCTCCCGGTTCTACCTTCAAGATCATCATGTCCGTAGCCGGTCTTGAAGAGGGTACGGCGCAGGACCTGAAGGTGAACTGCACCGGAGGCGCGGACTTCTACGGACACTTCTTCAAGTGCGACGCACGCCACGGCGGTGTGAACATCTATAACGCCATTCCTTTGTCCTGCGACATCTTCTACTACACCCTCGCGCAAAAACTCGGCATCGACACGATCGCGAAGTATGCTACCGAACTGGGCCTTTCGCAGCGCACCGGGATCGACCTCCCCGAAGAGGCGAGCGGCACCATGCCCAGCACCAAGTGGAAGATGAAGAACTTCCACGACAAGTGGTATGCCGGTGAGACCATCTCCGTCGGCATCGGACAGGGTGCGGTGGCTGCGACGCCAATTCAGATGGCCCGTGCGCTCTCCGGTGTGGCCAGTGGTGGAGCCCTCGTTCGGCCACATGTGCTCTCAATGGATCAGATTCCTGAATCAATGAGGCAGGCCTACGTGGAAGCCTTCCCCGGCAGCGGCGAGAAAAAAGTGTCGATGCGTGCCGAGAACTGGCAGATCATCTCCGACGCCATGGCTGAGACTATGAATACCGGAACCGCTTCCCTGGCTCATCTCGACGGGGTAGATTTTGCGGGGAAGACTGGAACAGCACAGGTCATGAGTCATGATGCCCTTGCACGTTCCGGTGGTGGCAAGAAGACGCAACCCAACGCCTGGTTCGTCGGCATGGTGCCGCGCCGGAATCCCGACATCGTGGTGGCCGCGCTCATTGAAAACGGCGAATGGGGAAAATATTCCGCCAAACTCGCCGCACAGGTCATCACAGCCTTTATCGATAAGCAGCGCAAGAAGGACAACAACCTTCGCGTCGCCGAAGTGAAGCCGAAGCCCACGGAAGAAACTCCCGCCAAGCCGGAGCAGAAGCCGGAACAGGCGCCTTCGGCAGCCGTTCCGGAAAAGCCGCGCAGCATCTCGGGAGCAGGAAACTAG
- the rodA gene encoding rod shape-determining protein RodA: MARSSTFRDFDWTLLGFVLLMSVISVGEIYSATLHTKFHGFHTKQIEFLAIGLVLMFLISLVDYHRLIEISPWLYGIGLTSLVAVKLVGQKVLGARRWIRFPGNIHFQPSEWVKLFLVLAVARFFWNLSGRELTWGDIAKAFAMVGVPLLLVLSQPDLGTSMTYAPVLVMGLLLGGIRLKQASILIVSFLVLFVGVWNSGKVLKPYQKARLTSFSHPEDDPRGKGYQVQQSLIAVGSGGIWGKGATKGTQTQGDFLPIPYTDFIFAALCEEHGFVGAALVLILYFLIFMRLVQNAQTAKDLPGTFIVMGIVAIMVFQLAINVGMVVGLAPVTGIPLPLLSYGGSSVIFTFLALGIVMNVRMSRFVN; encoded by the coding sequence ATGGCGCGTTCCTCTACCTTCCGTGATTTCGACTGGACGCTCCTCGGCTTTGTTCTGCTGATGTCGGTCATCAGTGTCGGCGAGATCTATTCCGCCACGCTGCATACGAAGTTCCACGGTTTTCACACCAAGCAGATCGAGTTCCTCGCCATCGGTCTCGTGCTGATGTTCCTCATCTCTCTGGTGGACTACCATCGCCTCATCGAGATCTCCCCCTGGCTCTATGGCATCGGCCTGACCTCGCTGGTCGCGGTCAAACTCGTGGGTCAGAAGGTCCTCGGTGCTCGCCGTTGGATCCGTTTTCCCGGCAACATCCACTTCCAACCATCGGAGTGGGTCAAACTCTTCCTTGTCCTCGCCGTGGCGCGCTTCTTCTGGAACCTCTCGGGCCGAGAGCTCACCTGGGGCGACATTGCCAAGGCCTTCGCCATGGTCGGTGTTCCGTTGCTCCTCGTTCTCAGCCAGCCCGATCTTGGAACTTCAATGACGTACGCCCCCGTACTTGTGATGGGGCTACTACTTGGCGGGATCCGCCTGAAGCAGGCATCGATCCTGATTGTCAGCTTCCTGGTTCTCTTCGTTGGCGTCTGGAACAGTGGCAAGGTCCTCAAACCGTACCAGAAGGCCCGCCTCACCAGCTTCTCCCATCCCGAAGACGACCCTCGCGGCAAGGGATACCAGGTGCAGCAGTCCCTCATCGCCGTGGGCTCCGGAGGCATCTGGGGCAAGGGTGCGACCAAAGGCACACAGACCCAGGGCGACTTCCTCCCGATTCCGTATACCGACTTCATCTTCGCCGCGCTCTGTGAAGAACACGGCTTCGTCGGCGCCGCTCTGGTCCTGATCCTCTACTTCCTGATCTTCATGCGCCTGGTGCAGAACGCTCAGACAGCGAAAGATCTTCCCGGCACCTTCATCGTGATGGGGATCGTCGCCATCATGGTCTTCCAGCTCGCGATCAATGTGGGCATGGTGGTGGGTCTCGCTCCCGTTACAGGAATTCCGCTGCCTCTGTTAAGCTACGGCGGGTCCAGCGTCATCTTTACGTTTCTTGCACTTGGGATCGTGATGAACGTTCG